In one window of Campylobacter coli DNA:
- the yaaA gene encoding peroxide stress protein YaaA gives MKILFSPSESKNDTCKEKPINKNSFIFENLFDFRMQVVKKYEEYIKNADLKALQELFGIKNENEISNFQRDLKNSPTQKAITLYSGVSYEYLNFDILDKKSQEYILENTLIFSNLFGVVKASDHLPFYKFKQGAKINDFAIEKFYKEHFSKALDEYLENEELLDLRAGFYDKFYTPKRKFSTYKFIKKGKVVSHFAKAYKGILLALCAKIKAKNNTDILNHLPSNLSLKEIQNKGLKEEIVLEILD, from the coding sequence TTGAAGATTTTATTTTCTCCAAGCGAAAGCAAAAACGATACTTGCAAAGAAAAACCTATAAATAAAAATTCTTTTATATTTGAAAATTTATTTGATTTTAGAATGCAAGTTGTAAAAAAATATGAAGAATATATAAAAAATGCTGACTTGAAAGCTTTGCAAGAGCTTTTTGGGATAAAAAACGAAAATGAAATTTCTAATTTTCAAAGGGATTTAAAAAACTCTCCCACTCAAAAAGCCATAACGCTTTATAGTGGAGTAAGTTATGAGTATTTAAATTTTGATATTTTAGATAAAAAAAGTCAAGAATACATCCTCGAAAATACTCTTATTTTTTCAAATCTTTTTGGAGTAGTTAAAGCAAGTGATCATTTGCCTTTTTATAAATTTAAACAAGGTGCGAAAATAAATGATTTTGCTATAGAAAAATTTTACAAAGAGCATTTTAGCAAAGCTTTAGATGAATATTTAGAAAATGAGGAATTGCTCGATTTAAGAGCAGGTTTTTACGATAAATTTTACACCCCAAAGCGTAAATTTAGCACTTATAAATTTATAAAAAAAGGTAAAGTAGTCAGCCATTTTGCAAAAGCTTATAAGGGAATTTTACTTGCTCTTTGTGCAAAGATTAAAGCTAAAAATAATACTGATATTTTAAACCATCTTCCATCCAATTTAAGCCTTAAGGAAATTCAAAATAAGGGTTTAAAAGAAGAAATTGTGCTTGAAATTTTAGATTAG
- a CDS encoding JlpA family lipoprotein adhesin, with protein sequence MKKSIALTLGAIFFFSACSNSLDKTTVAKYEERLNAQINETLKDFQQDMGVKIEISNFSCEGDGMFLKCSSPNFSVFAKDSTQTEQKLFEAKNLEIYSNEIYTGEEQGLISLKDYYDNLLSKNKNLKTNFTLEGFKLGEKVVSDITTSLSQSEPKIKDYISKLSSGVFTISFENSLFMKNSDYNNNFNMKINNQDLNFDMNLNFDYKQSLLDFFEKAGIKYNTQTYAIDEKAVEELLDQRGFAQPIQESVTLNNFKINSSLDTQGVFENYITIAKGGLEALKIQSQNEEQTLLIDKALLALNEITKDTVYKLDLEAKFKPIALSDYPKEGINAVEKLTVNNQDFTETLKILFGFMMIPIMLGGATGF encoded by the coding sequence ATGAAAAAAAGTATTGCTCTAACTCTAGGCGCTATATTTTTCTTTTCGGCGTGCAGCAACTCGCTTGATAAAACTACGGTTGCAAAATACGAAGAACGTCTTAACGCTCAAATAAACGAAACTCTTAAAGATTTTCAACAAGATATGGGCGTAAAAATAGAAATTTCTAATTTTTCTTGCGAAGGTGATGGAATGTTTCTTAAATGTTCAAGTCCTAATTTTAGTGTTTTTGCAAAAGACAGCACTCAAACAGAGCAAAAACTCTTCGAAGCAAAAAATTTAGAAATTTATTCTAATGAAATTTACACAGGAGAGGAACAAGGCCTAATCTCTTTGAAGGATTATTATGATAATCTATTGAGTAAAAATAAAAACTTAAAAACAAATTTCACTTTAGAAGGATTTAAGCTTGGAGAAAAGGTAGTCAGTGATATTACCACAAGCTTATCTCAAAGTGAGCCAAAAATTAAAGATTATATCAGCAAACTTAGCTCGGGTGTCTTCACAATTTCATTTGAAAATTCACTTTTTATGAAAAATAGTGATTATAACAATAATTTCAATATGAAAATAAACAATCAAGACTTAAATTTCGATATGAATTTAAATTTTGATTACAAACAAAGCTTGCTTGATTTCTTTGAAAAAGCAGGAATCAAATACAACACACAAACCTATGCAATAGATGAAAAAGCTGTAGAAGAACTTCTAGATCAACGAGGATTTGCTCAACCTATACAAGAAAGTGTTACCTTAAATAATTTTAAAATCAATTCTTCTTTAGATACCCAAGGTGTTTTTGAAAATTATATCACAATCGCTAAAGGTGGCCTAGAAGCTCTTAAAATTCAAAGTCAAAACGAAGAACAAACCTTACTCATAGATAAAGCTTTATTGGCTCTAAATGAAATCACAAAAGATACAGTCTATAAGCTTGATTTAGAAGCTAAGTTTAAGCCTATTGCGTTAAGTGATTATCCTAAAGAGGGTATTAATGCGGTAGAAAAACTAACTGTTAATAATCAAGACTTTACAGAAACACTTAAAATACTTTTTGGTTTCATGATGATACCTATAATGCTTGGAGGCGCAACAGGTTTTTAA
- a CDS encoding cysteine ABC transporter substrate-binding protein, which produces MKKMLLSIFTTFVAVFLAACGGNSDSNASNSLERIKKEGVVRIGVFGDKPPFGYVDEKGANQGYDIVLAKRIAKELLGDENKVQFVLVEAANRVEFLKSNKVDIILANFTQTPERAEQVDFCLPYMKVALGVAVPQDSNISSVEDLKDKTLLLNKGTTADAYFTKEYPDIKALKYDQNTETFAALIDQRGDALSHDNTLLFAWVKEHPEFKMAIKELGNKDVIAPAVKKGDKELKDFIDNLIVKLGEEQFFHKAYDETLKAHFGDDVKADDVVIEGGKI; this is translated from the coding sequence ATGAAAAAAATGCTTTTAAGTATTTTTACGACCTTTGTTGCAGTATTTTTGGCTGCTTGTGGAGGAAATTCAGATTCTAATGCTTCAAATTCTCTTGAAAGAATCAAGAAAGAAGGAGTAGTAAGAATAGGAGTTTTTGGAGATAAACCGCCTTTTGGTTATGTAGATGAAAAAGGCGCAAATCAAGGTTATGATATAGTCTTGGCTAAACGTATAGCAAAAGAACTTTTAGGGGATGAAAATAAGGTGCAGTTTGTATTGGTTGAAGCTGCAAATAGGGTGGAATTTTTAAAATCAAATAAAGTTGATATTATTTTAGCTAATTTTACTCAAACACCTGAAAGAGCAGAGCAAGTGGATTTTTGTTTGCCTTATATGAAGGTAGCTTTAGGCGTGGCTGTGCCTCAAGATAGTAATATTAGTAGTGTAGAAGATTTAAAAGATAAAACCTTGCTTTTAAATAAAGGAACTACCGCTGATGCGTATTTTACAAAAGAATATCCTGATATTAAAGCATTAAAATATGATCAAAATACTGAAACTTTTGCTGCTTTAATAGATCAAAGAGGGGATGCTTTAAGTCATGATAATACCTTGCTTTTTGCATGGGTAAAAGAACATCCTGAATTTAAAATGGCTATTAAAGAATTGGGCAATAAAGATGTAATTGCTCCTGCTGTTAAAAAAGGCGATAAAGAACTTAAAGATTTTATCGATAACTTAATCGTAAAACTAGGAGAAGAACAATTCTTCCATAAAGCTTATGATGAAACTTTGAAAGCTCATTTTGGAGATGATGTAAAAGCCGATGATGTAGTTATCGAAGGTGGTAAAATTTAA
- a CDS encoding MFS transporter, translating to MQKKYKNIIYASLGGILEFYDFVLFAFFLDIFAKVFFPQNDTFWMQINAYIAFGAAYLARPFGSIVMAHFGDRYGRKNIFYISMLFMVLPSFALAFLPSYESIGILATLILFLIRILQGLAVGTEVSGAWVYVSEFVRGRQIPLALGFISATLTVGLLLGNLATLGIRSYFSVQEVEEYAWRIPFIIGGFFGFFALFLRTKLSETPEFERIKKENKLLNFPLKDALKTYKTSMLVCFLMTVVLTSGVATLMILPKYFEELLSINKTSALWIQNFAILAVILGALIQGILASKWGSYRICSIFSIAFMFFGMLFSFYDANFLFYFLLACFAQGIITFAPVFMTQIFKSELKFSGLSFAYNISYALLGFLTPFIVNAFYKEYIGVYLIVVGCCSLFSVFLLKRIFARSEAKELSVVF from the coding sequence ATGCAAAAAAAATACAAAAATATAATTTATGCCTCTTTAGGCGGAATTTTAGAATTTTATGATTTTGTGCTTTTTGCCTTTTTTTTGGATATTTTTGCTAAAGTTTTCTTTCCTCAAAATGATACTTTTTGGATGCAAATAAATGCTTATATAGCCTTTGGTGCTGCTTATTTGGCGCGTCCTTTTGGATCTATTGTTATGGCGCATTTTGGTGATAGATATGGGCGTAAAAATATTTTTTATATATCTATGCTTTTTATGGTTTTGCCTAGTTTTGCTTTGGCATTTTTACCAAGCTATGAGAGTATAGGTATACTTGCTACATTGATTTTATTTTTAATTCGTATTTTACAAGGCTTAGCCGTAGGGACAGAAGTAAGCGGAGCTTGGGTGTATGTAAGTGAATTTGTTAGAGGGCGTCAAATTCCTTTAGCTTTGGGTTTTATTTCAGCAACTTTGACTGTGGGTTTATTGCTAGGAAATCTTGCCACTTTAGGAATAAGATCTTATTTTAGCGTACAAGAGGTTGAGGAATATGCTTGGAGAATTCCTTTTATCATAGGAGGATTTTTTGGATTTTTTGCTTTATTTTTGAGAACAAAACTCAGTGAAACTCCTGAATTTGAAAGAATAAAAAAAGAAAATAAGCTTTTAAATTTTCCTTTAAAAGATGCACTTAAAACCTATAAAACAAGTATGTTAGTATGCTTTTTAATGACCGTTGTTTTAACCAGTGGTGTAGCGACTTTAATGATACTTCCAAAATATTTTGAAGAGCTATTATCGATAAATAAAACTTCAGCTTTATGGATACAAAATTTTGCTATTTTGGCTGTTATTTTAGGAGCGCTGATTCAAGGAATTTTGGCTAGCAAATGGGGAAGTTATAGAATTTGTTCTATTTTTAGTATAGCCTTTATGTTTTTTGGCATGCTTTTTAGTTTTTATGATGCAAATTTCTTATTTTATTTTTTACTTGCTTGTTTTGCTCAAGGTATTATTACTTTTGCTCCTGTTTTTATGACTCAAATTTTTAAAAGCGAACTTAAATTCAGCGGACTTAGTTTTGCTTATAATATTTCTTATGCACTTTTAGGTTTTCTAACTCCTTTTATAGTCAATGCTTTTTATAAAGAATATATAGGTGTTTATCTTATAGTGGTAGGGTGCTGCTCCTTGTTTAGCGTATTTTTACTCAAGCGCATTTTTGCAAGGAGCGAAGCAAAAGAACTAAGCGTTGTCTTTTAA
- a CDS encoding M20/M25/M40 family metallo-hydrolase has translation MQNVIANFKNLCKIPHCSYETGQMKEFLSSYAKDKGFKVSVDKAGNIHAIKGNPKICLQSHYDMVCMGEAPKVEVYEENGFLRATNSSLGADNGIGIAIMMSAMTEFENLECLFTNDEEVGLMGANSLEHTLSSKMLLNLDHESDDEIMIGCAGGVDIEAKLNFNTFKARGKIYKLQAQNFQGGHSGINIIHNEKNSIKEMAKFIKENKGEIISFEGGERINSIPKHAKALVHFKNEVKGNEWIKCEFKEEGEFEICDQSKKLLNTINAFAHGVRAYDKNLDIVQTSINLAILKMENQEIKFELFARSNILDGLKQIEFETLEFFKAFDYKVKSFNFYPPWEGKANALSDKVLKALKKVSPNARVSTIHAGLECGIIEKKQELLCASIGPNIHNPHSTDEHCEIASVEKISRVVFEVLKDNA, from the coding sequence ATGCAAAATGTTATAGCAAATTTTAAAAATTTATGCAAGATTCCACATTGCAGTTATGAAACAGGACAAATGAAAGAATTTTTAAGCTCTTATGCTAAAGATAAAGGTTTTAAAGTCAGTGTAGATAAGGCAGGAAATATTCATGCTATCAAAGGAAATCCTAAAATTTGTCTCCAAAGTCATTATGATATGGTTTGTATGGGAGAAGCTCCAAAGGTAGAAGTATATGAAGAAAATGGATTTTTAAGAGCTACAAATTCAAGTCTTGGGGCAGATAATGGCATAGGAATAGCCATCATGATGAGCGCTATGACTGAATTTGAAAATCTGGAATGTCTTTTTACAAATGATGAAGAAGTCGGATTAATGGGAGCAAATTCACTCGAGCACACTTTAAGCTCCAAAATGCTTTTAAATTTAGATCACGAAAGCGATGATGAAATCATGATAGGTTGCGCAGGTGGAGTGGATATAGAAGCTAAGTTAAACTTTAACACTTTTAAGGCAAGGGGTAAAATTTATAAACTTCAAGCGCAAAATTTTCAAGGGGGACATTCAGGGATTAATATCATACACAATGAAAAAAACTCTATCAAAGAAATGGCTAAATTTATCAAAGAAAACAAAGGAGAAATTATCTCTTTTGAAGGTGGAGAAAGGATAAATTCTATACCTAAACACGCAAAAGCTTTAGTGCATTTTAAAAATGAAGTAAAAGGCAATGAGTGGATAAAATGTGAATTTAAAGAAGAAGGCGAATTTGAAATTTGCGATCAAAGCAAAAAACTTTTAAATACCATCAATGCCTTTGCACATGGAGTTAGGGCTTATGATAAAAATTTAGATATAGTGCAAACTAGTATCAATCTAGCCATTTTAAAAATGGAAAATCAAGAAATCAAATTTGAACTTTTTGCAAGATCTAATATATTAGATGGTTTAAAACAAATAGAATTTGAAACCTTAGAATTTTTTAAAGCTTTTGATTATAAAGTAAAAAGTTTTAATTTTTATCCTCCTTGGGAAGGCAAAGCCAACGCACTTAGTGATAAGGTATTAAAAGCTCTTAAAAAAGTTTCGCCCAATGCTAGGGTTTCAACTATCCATGCAGGATTAGAATGCGGTATCATAGAAAAGAAACAAGAACTTTTATGTGCTTCTATAGGACCAAATATCCACAATCCTCACTCAACCGATGAACACTGTGAAATTGCTTCAGTAGAAAAAATATCTAGAGTTGTTTTTGAAGTGTTAAAAGACAACGCTTAG
- a CDS encoding thermonuclease family protein has product MRINYKKLFNLRKIASDPKKLLAFLIFALMIAFVQNYIVQNPSFKAQVIRVIDGDTIEVIVNNKTSKIRFFGIDAPELKQNFGKQSKVALDKILKDKEVYIFSKDKDNYGRIVAIVKLNDIDINQFLVSQGYAWADTYYTNAYIKEQEKAQKNKLGLWKDDNPIEPYKWRKQNRF; this is encoded by the coding sequence ATGAGAATAAATTATAAGAAATTATTTAATTTAAGAAAAATTGCAAGCGATCCTAAAAAACTTTTAGCATTTTTGATTTTTGCTTTAATGATTGCTTTTGTGCAAAATTATATAGTACAAAATCCTAGTTTTAAAGCTCAAGTGATTAGGGTGATTGATGGTGATACTATTGAAGTTATTGTTAATAATAAAACTAGCAAGATACGATTTTTTGGCATAGATGCACCTGAATTGAAGCAAAATTTTGGCAAGCAATCAAAAGTGGCACTTGATAAAATTTTAAAAGACAAGGAAGTTTATATTTTTTCTAAAGACAAAGATAATTATGGTAGAATTGTTGCTATTGTAAAGCTTAATGATATAGATATCAATCAATTTTTAGTGAGCCAAGGATATGCTTGGGCGGATACATATTATACTAATGCTTATATTAAAGAGCAAGAAAAGGCTCAGAAAAATAAACTAGGTCTTTGGAAAGATGATAATCCAATAGAGCCTTATAAATGGCGCAAACAAAATAGATTTTAA
- the cmoB gene encoding tRNA 5-methoxyuridine(34)/uridine 5-oxyacetic acid(34) synthase CmoB, with amino-acid sequence MQENPLEKQFLNHPLFSKIENLKKIELNSKLYLEDSIILKTNSQAENEILELAKELKPWRKGPFKIDDLFIDTEWQSFIKFNILKPFMKEISQKCVADIGCNNGYYMFKMLEFNPKKLIGFDPSIKYRLQFELINALAKTSIKYELLGVEDLPKYELKFDVIFCLGVIYHRSDPVKMLKDLKAGLNKNGTVFLDTMYIEDPREIALVPNKTYSKIPNIYFVPSISALKNWCERAGFKEFEVLATKITDENEQRKTDWIDSFSLENFLDPNNKNLTIEGYEAPKRVYVRIRV; translated from the coding sequence ATGCAAGAAAATCCACTTGAAAAACAATTCTTAAATCATCCCCTATTTTCCAAAATTGAAAATTTGAAAAAAATTGAACTAAATTCTAAACTTTATTTAGAAGATAGTATCATCCTAAAAACAAACTCTCAAGCAGAAAATGAAATTTTAGAACTTGCAAAAGAATTAAAACCATGGAGAAAAGGACCTTTTAAAATAGATGATCTTTTCATCGATACAGAATGGCAAAGCTTTATTAAATTCAATATCCTAAAACCCTTTATGAAAGAAATTTCTCAAAAATGTGTTGCTGATATTGGTTGTAATAACGGCTATTATATGTTTAAAATGCTTGAATTTAATCCAAAAAAACTCATAGGCTTTGATCCTTCGATCAAATATCGCTTACAATTTGAACTCATAAATGCTCTTGCTAAAACTTCTATAAAGTATGAGCTTTTAGGCGTGGAGGATTTGCCAAAATATGAGTTGAAATTTGATGTGATTTTCTGTCTTGGAGTGATTTATCACAGAAGTGATCCCGTAAAAATGCTAAAAGATTTAAAAGCAGGCTTAAATAAAAATGGAACTGTATTTTTAGACACTATGTATATAGAAGATCCAAGAGAGATTGCTCTAGTTCCTAATAAAACCTATTCTAAAATTCCAAATATTTATTTTGTTCCTAGTATTAGTGCTTTAAAAAATTGGTGCGAAAGAGCAGGATTTAAGGAATTTGAAGTTCTAGCTACAAAAATAACAGATGAAAACGAGCAAAGAAAGACAGATTGGATTGATTCTTTTTCTTTAGAAAATTTTTTAGATCCAAACAATAAAAACCTTACCATTGAGGGTTATGAAGCACCCAAAAGAGTCTATGTTCGCATAAGGGTATAA
- a CDS encoding P-loop NTPase fold protein — MNKIDNIANLLNNNSKKCLAINGAWGIGKTYLWKQVENKLSEINADKKVVYIDLFGKESYKQILEEIVFKLYGTYNSFTKKASNVASNLIKKASCEFIKIEPDTIFSFAKKEDFNNIIVCFDNIERRSNNLSLKEILGLVNLLKEDKECNVVMIFHEDELKEQDNNSTIDNKKKETKQDLNSLLQAYESKAKEEQAKQNNKNWYQIYKEKIIDCEITIRNNDEVAKAIIKEKISKYTKTTNDIKNIIENIIFERYKEQCNGNLRLLYHILEHIDYFNTQCFLLFCKYDNKKTFTDALKLSYISLIFQIKKYLSIEIEENDFSSNYYLYEKYLKNMFYLSKEEKYQLRRDFYQTLKIDLYYKLQNCKTEYLAGNLNDEEFVKDIENSLLKIDFYSKNGMTHYSYGFYQELLSIYAQIANTQIAKKKLSDIEEKINQYYMEALVVEELEFDFRDDYKSDKNLLKLLGNKKWKRYYEKTKEKHKTNKYENINTFINSYENIESSFNSEAIKQYNFFKKEELIQLFKENNDFCKKFFIHFSKNMNIKHNFNDDLNNNLFRAYLDFLDLDENKIKKSIVLKYINSRNSVLRKLLIE; from the coding sequence GTGAATAAAATTGACAATATTGCAAATCTTTTAAATAACAATTCTAAAAAATGTTTGGCTATAAATGGTGCTTGGGGCATAGGTAAAACTTATTTATGGAAACAAGTTGAAAATAAACTTTCTGAAATAAATGCTGATAAAAAAGTTGTCTATATAGATCTTTTTGGTAAAGAAAGTTATAAGCAAATATTAGAAGAGATAGTTTTTAAATTATACGGAACTTATAATTCTTTTACAAAAAAAGCTTCTAATGTTGCAAGTAATCTTATAAAAAAAGCAAGTTGTGAGTTTATAAAAATAGAACCTGATACTATTTTTTCTTTTGCAAAAAAAGAAGACTTTAATAATATTATTGTGTGTTTTGATAATATAGAAAGAAGATCTAATAATCTTTCTTTAAAAGAAATTTTAGGACTTGTAAATTTACTCAAGGAAGACAAAGAATGTAATGTTGTTATGATTTTTCACGAAGATGAATTAAAAGAACAAGACAATAATTCAACCATAGATAATAAGAAAAAAGAAACCAAACAAGATCTTAATAGTTTACTTCAGGCATATGAATCAAAAGCTAAGGAAGAGCAAGCTAAGCAAAATAATAAAAACTGGTATCAAATATACAAAGAAAAAATTATTGACTGTGAAATAACCATAAGAAATAATGATGAAGTAGCAAAAGCAATTATAAAAGAGAAGATAAGCAAATATACCAAAACTACAAACGACATAAAGAATATTATTGAAAATATTATTTTTGAAAGATATAAAGAACAATGCAATGGCAATCTAAGGTTGCTATATCATATATTAGAACATATAGATTATTTTAACACGCAATGTTTTTTATTGTTTTGCAAGTATGATAATAAAAAAACATTTACAGATGCTCTAAAATTAAGTTACATCTCATTAATATTTCAAATTAAAAAATATCTTTCTATTGAAATAGAAGAAAACGACTTTTCTTCAAACTACTATCTTTATGAAAAATACCTAAAAAATATGTTTTATTTAAGCAAAGAAGAAAAATACCAACTAAGACGCGATTTTTATCAAACTTTAAAAATTGATCTTTATTACAAACTTCAAAACTGCAAAACGGAATATTTAGCAGGTAATTTAAACGATGAGGAATTTGTAAAAGATATTGAAAATTCACTCCTAAAAATAGACTTTTATTCAAAAAATGGAATGACACACTATTCTTATGGTTTTTATCAAGAATTACTTTCAATCTATGCACAAATTGCAAATACGCAAATTGCAAAGAAAAAATTAAGCGATATAGAAGAAAAAATTAATCAGTATTATATGGAAGCTCTTGTTGTAGAAGAATTAGAATTTGATTTTCGCGATGATTATAAATCCGATAAGAACCTTTTAAAATTATTAGGGAATAAAAAATGGAAGCGTTATTATGAAAAAACTAAAGAAAAACACAAAACAAATAAGTATGAAAATATTAATACTTTTATCAATAGCTATGAAAATATAGAAAGTAGTTTTAATTCTGAAGCAATCAAACAGTATAATTTTTTTAAAAAAGAAGAATTAATACAGCTATTTAAAGAAAATAACGATTTTTGTAAGAAATTTTTTATTCATTTTTCTAAAAATATGAATATAAAACATAATTTTAATGATGATTTAAACAATAATTTATTTCGAGCTTATTTGGATTTTTTGGATTTAGATGAAAATAAAATAAAAAAAAGTATTGTTTTAAAATATATAAATTCACGAAATAGTGTATTAAGAAAGCTACTAATAGAATAA
- a CDS encoding F0F1 ATP synthase subunit C: MKKILFLFLALAATAFAAEANAPVEQEAINVWIKAFSVLAAGLGLGVAALGGAIGMGNTAAATIAGTARNPGLGPKLMTTMFIALAMIEAQVIYALVIALIALYANPFIVFA, encoded by the coding sequence ATGAAAAAAATCCTTTTTCTATTTTTAGCTCTTGCAGCAACTGCTTTCGCGGCTGAAGCTAATGCACCTGTTGAACAAGAAGCTATCAATGTATGGATCAAAGCGTTTTCTGTTTTAGCGGCAGGTTTAGGACTTGGTGTTGCTGCACTAGGTGGTGCTATCGGTATGGGTAATACTGCAGCAGCTACCATAGCAGGAACAGCTAGAAACCCAGGGCTTGGACCAAAATTAATGACAACAATGTTTATCGCATTAGCGATGATAGAAGCACAAGTTATTTACGCTCTTGTAATCGCTCTTATAGCACTTTATGCAAATCCTTTTATAGTTTTTGCTTAA
- a CDS encoding sodium-dependent transporter, translating into MNSKFSKIGFILAVAGSAVGLGNAWKFPTLVGQSGGSAFILLYIILTLGVGFVIFLAELSIGKISEKDPVNAYEKLAPSNKKAWSYAGFTMIGAILIVSFYTLVIGWILKYAYLSISGNLYPDLDTSSAEFGKLISSDFLSQFICFTLIFLIVFYTVSKGVKNGIEKLNVWMMPALFILLVLMLIYAMTKDGFMMAVEFLFVPDFSKISTSNVLEALGLAFFSLSLGVGTIITYSASLPERTNFITSTLNIIFINLLIGLLMGLVVFTFIFEFGFDASKEGPGLIFVSLATLFQKLGLIGHILGAAFFISLIFAGITSAVSMIEPFAFYLINSFGMSRKKALILIGIIVYTLGILCILSSLDSTAFKIFGLSVFDLLDTLSSKIIMPLGGILAAVFVGFVIKKEALQILFGPYMKGIFFELWYIFLRFISPLAVIVVMISAFLK; encoded by the coding sequence TTGAATTCTAAATTTTCGAAAATAGGTTTTATTTTAGCAGTTGCTGGTTCAGCTGTAGGTTTAGGAAATGCTTGGAAATTTCCTACTTTAGTGGGACAAAGTGGAGGCTCTGCTTTTATATTGCTTTATATTATTTTAACTTTGGGTGTAGGATTTGTTATCTTTTTGGCTGAACTTAGTATAGGAAAGATCAGTGAAAAAGATCCTGTTAATGCTTATGAAAAACTTGCTCCTTCAAATAAAAAGGCTTGGTCTTACGCAGGTTTTACCATGATAGGAGCGATTTTAATTGTTTCTTTTTATACTTTAGTAATTGGCTGGATACTTAAATATGCATACTTAAGCATTAGCGGAAATTTATATCCTGATCTTGATACAAGTTCTGCTGAATTTGGAAAATTAATCTCAAGCGATTTTTTAAGTCAATTTATATGTTTTACTTTGATTTTTTTAATTGTTTTTTACACAGTATCTAAGGGCGTAAAAAATGGTATTGAAAAATTAAATGTTTGGATGATGCCAGCTTTATTTATCTTACTTGTTTTGATGCTTATTTATGCAATGACTAAAGATGGTTTTATGATGGCGGTTGAATTTCTTTTTGTACCTGACTTTTCTAAAATCAGCACTTCTAACGTTCTTGAAGCTTTAGGACTTGCTTTTTTTAGCTTGTCTTTAGGAGTAGGGACTATTATCACTTATTCGGCAAGTTTACCTGAGCGTACAAATTTTATTACTAGTACTCTAAATATCATTTTCATCAATCTTTTAATCGGACTTTTAATGGGTTTGGTCGTTTTCACCTTTATCTTTGAGTTTGGTTTTGATGCAAGCAAAGAGGGTCCAGGTCTGATTTTTGTTTCTTTAGCGACTTTATTTCAAAAACTTGGACTTATTGGGCATATTTTAGGAGCAGCTTTTTTTATATCTTTGATTTTTGCAGGTATTACTTCAGCAGTTTCTATGATAGAGCCTTTTGCTTTTTACTTAATCAATAGCTTTGGAATGAGCCGTAAAAAAGCTTTGATTTTGATAGGAATTATAGTTTACACCTTGGGAATTTTATGTATTTTGTCTTCTTTGGATTCGACAGCATTTAAAATTTTTGGTCTTAGTGTTTTTGATCTTTTAGATACTTTATCAAGTAAGATTATTATGCCTTTGGGTGGAATTTTAGCTGCTGTTTTTGTGGGTTTTGTAATCAAAAAAGAAGCTTTACAAATTTTGTTCGGTCCTTATATGAAAGGTATATTTTTTGAACTTTGGTATATCTTTTTAAGATTTATTTCGCCTTTGGCAGTTATCGTTGTTATGATTAGTGCTTTTTTAAAGTAA